From one Luteolibacter sp. Y139 genomic stretch:
- a CDS encoding zinc-ribbon domain containing protein, with product MARELPPIDYTKINLCGVMPFRDAPTLAGKYYLNYPFTCIDCGSRQIWTGAQQKWWHEELGAVWERIAIRCRECRRKERARRDEARKDYQEGMLRKKQGKQV from the coding sequence ATGGCTCGGGAACTCCCGCCAATTGATTACACGAAGATCAATTTGTGTGGCGTGATGCCCTTCCGGGACGCCCCTACGCTGGCTGGCAAATACTACCTCAACTATCCCTTTACCTGCATCGATTGCGGGAGCCGCCAAATCTGGACCGGAGCCCAACAGAAATGGTGGCATGAGGAACTCGGCGCGGTCTGGGAACGCATCGCCATCCGCTGTCGTGAATGCCGGAGAAAGGAACGCGCACGCCGCGACGAAGCGCGGAAGGACTATCAGGAAGGCATGCTTCGAAAGAAGCAGGGAAAACAGGTCTGA
- the thiH gene encoding 2-iminoacetate synthase ThiH — protein sequence MSFSAHFATALEQKSPLLRRFERLIAPVSDRDLEALARESQKLTRHHFGRTMRLFAPLYLSNECVNNCSYCGFSRDNGILRVTLTVEQVVREAKFLHDLGFRNILLVAGEHPKFVSDGYVQECIDAIKGMFPTVGLEIGPMEDDQYAEIVRHGAEGLVVYQETYHRETYQRLHTAGPKKNFDWRLDCPERAYAGGFRRIGIGALFGLADWRHEALSLAAHLEYLYKHCWKAQFTVAFPRMKPYAGNYQYQPDPDFYLSDRALVQLVAAFRVCFPQAGVVLSTREPASLRDALAPLGVTHMSAGARTEPGGYTGAGSDDLHLTVKGRRVELEKTTGCEKATEQFKIDDIRSAAEVAAMLRGKQLDPVWKDWDEAILTP from the coding sequence GTGAGTTTTTCCGCCCATTTTGCCACCGCCCTTGAGCAGAAATCGCCGCTGCTCCGCCGTTTCGAGCGGCTCATCGCCCCCGTTTCCGACCGCGATCTGGAAGCGCTGGCGCGGGAGAGCCAGAAGCTGACGCGCCATCATTTCGGCCGCACCATGCGGCTGTTCGCGCCGCTGTATCTCTCGAACGAGTGTGTGAATAACTGCTCTTACTGCGGCTTTTCCCGCGACAATGGGATCCTGCGGGTGACCCTGACCGTGGAGCAGGTGGTCCGTGAGGCGAAGTTCCTCCATGATCTCGGCTTCCGAAATATCCTGCTGGTCGCCGGCGAGCACCCGAAGTTCGTCTCCGATGGCTATGTCCAGGAGTGCATCGACGCGATCAAGGGGATGTTTCCGACCGTAGGTCTCGAGATCGGACCGATGGAGGATGACCAGTATGCCGAGATCGTCCGTCATGGGGCGGAGGGGCTGGTGGTCTATCAGGAAACCTACCACCGCGAGACTTACCAGCGCCTGCACACCGCGGGGCCGAAGAAGAATTTCGACTGGCGGCTGGATTGTCCGGAGCGGGCGTATGCGGGTGGCTTCCGTCGGATCGGCATCGGCGCGTTGTTCGGCCTGGCCGATTGGCGGCATGAGGCGCTCTCGCTGGCCGCGCATCTGGAGTATCTCTACAAGCACTGCTGGAAGGCGCAGTTCACCGTGGCCTTCCCGCGGATGAAGCCGTATGCGGGCAACTATCAGTATCAGCCGGACCCGGATTTTTACCTTTCGGACCGTGCGCTCGTTCAACTGGTGGCTGCCTTCCGCGTGTGTTTCCCGCAAGCAGGCGTGGTCCTCTCCACGCGTGAGCCTGCATCGCTGCGCGATGCGCTCGCGCCGCTGGGGGTGACGCACATGTCGGCCGGTGCTCGTACCGAGCCCGGTGGCTACACGGGTGCTGGCAGCGATGATCTTCACCTCACGGTGAAGGGCCGCCGCGTGGAGCTGGAGAAGACCACGGGCTGCGAGAAGGCAACCGAGCAATTCAAGATCGATGATATCCGCAGCGCCGCGGAAGTCGCCGCGATGCTCCGCGGCAAGCAGCTCGATCCGGTGTGGAAGGATTGGGACGAAGCGATTCTGACACCATGA
- a CDS encoding AsmA-like C-terminal region-containing protein — MRHIRIIHKLRTLVALLVFAGMLAAGYSLWWANQTGLPDSWRTEIEKALAGRGLHADIQGLRYWPFKGVQADEVVIYGDETRQRVLARVKEVVMDIDRTKLARGQVRVERLDLKGGSLSLPADPLDPQSKVLEVKNASGRLLMPGGRRFEVIGAKGEVNGIQLEFEALILGYRQRPSGTDLENEQARANRRKQLTRVIDLLEPWQFDAAAPPVIRLRVEGDLDDPKTVRADVFVKSGPLEHGGVLLKKIEAKGEMRGRLLVLDSLHLEDEGGALSGRMEYDMNDRSGRFEANSNLELPVLLKEFDAPGWLDQVSFQARPVVSTQGEFKWPENAKPSIHVMGHLMAENLRFQGHSASKVETDVSWNGENAFLDNLVVTRPDGTLRGKLLAKPGNVRYDLATNLRKGVWRGFFDQHPLGKILDDFTDRDDTTVNAHVFGRFDPADPHDWSTKGEVRVTHMAYKGTPFREAEVKLDLNHDYLDFYDGKVEFDYANYAMRKEFGGPMTGRAKAESVRWDSAPGTLTLKGIEGDFWPAPVLRCFLPKVADHLEQYRFHTPPKLSGGGVIGLFERGAGKTDFRVNGSTQGQVTYEFVGKDLLLSGLKTKVQVKPHSTEIRDLSFDLFDGPMRGKFDILPTEGDHTKVKGELDWTRLSLPELSGACGFEKKAKGFVTGRIEFEHQGEAAAAGLSGDGLIALEDGEMFSVPIFGPLSPVLSAVLANRKAGFQEAKDAFCTFNVKEGVLRTDDFLTTTPSLVFTGDATADLNRSTLDMTIRMNARGLFGIITLPLKPFYGLFQFRGTGPIKEPKWDNVMFTSPPESQNERLLAPPRARDVKGMESP; from the coding sequence GTGAGGCACATCCGCATCATCCACAAGCTCCGGACACTGGTGGCGCTGCTGGTGTTCGCCGGAATGCTGGCGGCGGGTTACTCGCTGTGGTGGGCCAATCAGACCGGTTTGCCGGATTCGTGGCGCACGGAAATCGAGAAGGCGCTGGCCGGGCGAGGCCTCCATGCGGACATCCAAGGGCTGAGATATTGGCCTTTCAAGGGGGTGCAGGCCGATGAGGTGGTGATTTATGGTGACGAGACGCGGCAGCGGGTGCTGGCTCGGGTGAAAGAGGTGGTGATGGACATCGACCGAACGAAGCTGGCCCGCGGTCAGGTGCGGGTGGAGCGGTTGGACTTGAAAGGCGGTTCTCTATCGCTGCCGGCGGATCCCCTCGATCCGCAATCGAAGGTGCTGGAAGTGAAGAACGCCAGCGGCCGACTGTTGATGCCAGGGGGACGGCGCTTCGAAGTGATCGGCGCGAAGGGCGAGGTGAACGGGATCCAACTGGAATTCGAGGCGCTGATCCTGGGTTATCGCCAGCGGCCCTCTGGCACGGACCTTGAGAACGAGCAGGCGCGAGCCAACCGGAGAAAGCAGCTCACGCGAGTGATCGATCTGTTAGAGCCATGGCAATTCGATGCTGCCGCGCCGCCGGTGATCCGGTTGCGGGTGGAAGGTGACCTGGATGATCCGAAGACGGTGCGGGCGGATGTTTTCGTGAAGAGCGGTCCTTTGGAGCACGGCGGCGTTTTGCTGAAGAAGATCGAAGCGAAAGGTGAGATGCGCGGTCGCTTGCTGGTGCTGGACTCGCTGCATCTGGAAGATGAGGGAGGGGCCTTGTCCGGCCGGATGGAGTACGACATGAACGACCGGTCGGGACGTTTCGAGGCGAATTCGAATCTCGAACTGCCGGTGCTGCTGAAGGAATTCGATGCGCCGGGCTGGCTCGATCAGGTGAGTTTCCAGGCGCGTCCGGTGGTATCGACTCAGGGTGAATTCAAGTGGCCGGAGAATGCCAAGCCCTCGATCCACGTGATGGGTCATTTGATGGCGGAGAACTTGCGTTTCCAAGGGCACTCGGCCTCGAAGGTGGAAACCGATGTTTCATGGAACGGCGAGAACGCGTTCCTCGACAACCTGGTGGTGACGCGGCCGGATGGCACCCTGCGAGGGAAGCTGCTGGCGAAGCCGGGGAACGTGCGCTACGACCTCGCGACCAACCTGCGCAAGGGCGTGTGGCGGGGCTTTTTCGACCAGCATCCGCTGGGAAAGATACTCGATGATTTCACCGATCGCGACGACACCACGGTGAATGCTCATGTATTCGGTCGCTTCGATCCGGCAGATCCTCATGACTGGAGCACCAAGGGTGAGGTGCGGGTGACCCACATGGCCTACAAGGGCACGCCTTTCCGGGAGGCGGAGGTGAAGCTGGACCTCAACCACGACTATCTCGACTTCTACGACGGCAAGGTGGAATTCGACTACGCCAACTACGCGATGCGGAAGGAGTTTGGCGGACCGATGACGGGCCGGGCGAAGGCCGAGAGCGTGCGTTGGGACAGTGCGCCGGGGACGCTCACCTTGAAGGGAATCGAGGGGGATTTCTGGCCCGCTCCGGTATTGCGGTGCTTCCTGCCGAAGGTGGCGGATCACTTGGAGCAGTATCGGTTTCACACCCCGCCGAAGTTGAGCGGGGGAGGGGTGATCGGTCTCTTCGAGCGCGGTGCGGGGAAGACGGATTTCCGTGTGAACGGCAGCACCCAGGGACAGGTGACCTATGAGTTTGTTGGGAAAGACCTGCTGCTTTCAGGGCTGAAGACGAAGGTTCAGGTGAAGCCGCACTCGACGGAGATCAGGGACTTGAGCTTCGATCTCTTCGATGGACCGATGCGGGGGAAGTTCGACATTCTGCCGACCGAAGGAGATCACACGAAAGTGAAGGGGGAGCTGGACTGGACGCGGCTGAGCTTGCCGGAGCTTTCGGGGGCGTGCGGGTTTGAAAAGAAGGCCAAGGGTTTCGTGACGGGGCGGATCGAGTTCGAGCATCAGGGCGAGGCCGCTGCTGCCGGCTTGAGTGGCGACGGCTTGATCGCCTTGGAGGATGGCGAGATGTTCTCGGTGCCGATTTTCGGGCCCTTGTCACCGGTGCTGTCGGCGGTACTGGCCAACCGGAAGGCGGGCTTCCAGGAGGCGAAGGACGCGTTCTGTACCTTCAACGTGAAGGAGGGTGTGCTGCGGACCGACGACTTCCTGACGACCACGCCGTCCCTGGTGTTCACCGGGGATGCGACGGCCGACCTGAACCGCTCCACCCTGGACATGACGATCCGGATGAACGCGCGTGGCCTGTTCGGGATCATCACCTTGCCGCTGAAGCCGTTTTACGGGTTGTTCCAGTTCCGGGGCACCGGCCCGATCAAGGAGCCGAAGTGGGACAATGTGATGTTCACCTCGCCGCCGGAAAGCCAGAACGAGCGGCTGCTGGCGCCGCCGCGGGCACGCGATGTCAAGGGTATGGAGAGCCCTTGA
- a CDS encoding phage holin family protein encodes MSDAPESEARPASSLRHSAVEFVSARVELAALEAREAGKHAARSGVMVAIIAGCAMTAWLAGVAGLIGWVAAAGKIPWHFAALGAAVLHLIVAGIIVAMLRRPSPPMFSISKAELLKDREWLLNLKDKPKR; translated from the coding sequence ATGAGTGATGCCCCCGAATCCGAGGCCCGGCCGGCCTCATCCTTGCGGCACTCCGCGGTGGAGTTCGTTTCCGCGCGCGTGGAGCTTGCCGCCTTGGAAGCTCGCGAGGCGGGCAAGCACGCGGCCCGGAGCGGCGTGATGGTCGCGATCATCGCGGGCTGTGCGATGACCGCCTGGCTGGCGGGCGTGGCCGGCCTGATCGGCTGGGTGGCCGCCGCGGGGAAGATCCCGTGGCACTTCGCCGCGCTCGGGGCAGCGGTGCTGCACTTGATCGTGGCGGGAATCATCGTGGCCATGCTGCGCCGCCCCTCGCCGCCGATGTTTTCCATTTCCAAAGCTGAACTCCTCAAGGACCGCGAATGGCTTCTGAATCTGAAAGACAAACCGAAGCGCTGA
- the thiS gene encoding sulfur carrier protein ThiS — MTLQLNGQARSFAASAFTVSTLLEALDLGGKPVVVELDREPVFPADYAATAVRDGANVEIVTIAAGG; from the coding sequence ATGACTCTTCAACTCAACGGACAAGCCCGCTCGTTTGCCGCGTCGGCTTTCACCGTCTCAACGCTTCTCGAAGCGCTCGATCTGGGAGGCAAGCCCGTGGTGGTGGAGCTTGATCGCGAGCCGGTGTTTCCCGCGGACTACGCCGCCACCGCGGTGCGCGATGGCGCGAACGTCGAGATCGTGACCATCGCGGCGGGCGGATAG
- a CDS encoding type IV pilus twitching motility protein PilT, with translation MSSEHRVLDHVDEYLRLGRQYDCSDVHLPTAFPPAWRRFGQLLPIWHDHDPLTAEDTERLARSFLGDREWKRLQEKGDVDFAYSNPEGRFRASVVKQRLGYDMVFRIINSQLKTMEEINLPVEHLTPLTRYHNGLILVTGAVGSGKSTTLAALIDFINKDREDHILTLEDPIEYVFESKGCHVNQREVHTHTESFAKALRGALREDPDVIMVGEMRDLETISLALTAAETGHLVLGTLHTGNAPRTLDRVLDVFPVDQREQIRIMVSESLRGVLSQQLVPRADGNGRVMALELLVNTPAVSATIRDGKTFMLPGIMQTGKNVGMITMDESLRKLYIKGLITQEEALFRSEDKIQMRNFFQS, from the coding sequence ATGTCGTCCGAACACCGCGTCCTAGATCACGTCGATGAATATCTCCGGCTTGGCCGGCAATACGATTGTTCCGACGTTCACCTTCCAACCGCTTTCCCGCCGGCGTGGCGTCGTTTCGGCCAGCTCCTGCCGATCTGGCACGACCACGATCCGCTGACCGCGGAGGATACGGAGCGCCTCGCCCGGTCCTTCCTCGGAGACCGCGAGTGGAAGCGCCTTCAAGAGAAGGGTGATGTCGACTTCGCCTATTCGAATCCGGAAGGCCGCTTCCGTGCATCCGTGGTCAAGCAGCGGCTTGGCTACGACATGGTGTTCCGGATCATCAATTCCCAGCTCAAGACGATGGAGGAGATCAACCTCCCCGTGGAGCACCTCACGCCGCTGACCCGCTATCACAACGGCCTGATCCTCGTGACCGGCGCGGTTGGCTCCGGCAAGTCGACCACGCTCGCGGCGCTCATCGACTTCATCAACAAGGACCGCGAGGATCATATCCTCACGCTCGAAGACCCGATCGAATATGTCTTCGAGTCGAAGGGTTGCCACGTGAACCAGCGCGAGGTTCACACCCACACCGAGTCCTTCGCGAAGGCACTGCGCGGCGCGCTGCGGGAAGACCCGGACGTGATCATGGTCGGTGAAATGCGCGACTTGGAAACCATCTCGCTGGCGCTCACCGCCGCGGAAACGGGTCACTTGGTGCTTGGCACCCTCCACACCGGTAACGCGCCCCGCACGCTCGACCGTGTGCTCGACGTGTTCCCCGTGGACCAGCGCGAACAGATCCGCATCATGGTGTCGGAATCGCTGCGCGGTGTCCTTTCCCAGCAGCTCGTCCCGCGCGCCGACGGCAATGGCCGGGTGATGGCGCTGGAACTCCTGGTCAATACTCCCGCCGTGTCCGCGACCATCCGTGACGGCAAGACCTTCATGCTCCCCGGCATCATGCAGACCGGTAAAAACGTCGGCATGATCACGATG
- a CDS encoding sulfatase family protein produces the protein MKLITSLILLPFTLIAAEKPNIVLIYADDLGFGDVSCNGATAVQTPNIDRIAKEGLNFTAGYATSATCTPSRFSLLTGKYAWRQKGTGILPGDAAMIIDPAQPTLPATLHKAGYRTGVVGKWHLGLGGKEGVNWNQPIKLSPNAVGFDFSHIMAATGDRVPCVYVEDGKVVNLDSADPIEVSYEKPFPGLPTGVSDREELKLDWSHGHNMAVVNGIGRIGYMKGGAKALWKDEDMADHFCAQAVRFIHESKDKPFFLYYAMHDIHVPRVPNPRFIGKTTMGPRGDSIVQADWQVGEVLKALDDLKLAENTLVILSSDNGPVIDDGYKDEAVKKLGDHKPAGPFRGGKYSIFEGGTRVPTIVRWPAKVKAGTTSNAMLSQIDFAKTFAAIAGAEATFPDSRDASATLLGESNQGRAEVIEHASQLAIRAGDWKFIPPGQGAKRSEATNTELGNEPTGQLYDLSTDPGEKTNLASEHPDKVTELKAKLEAVR, from the coding sequence GTGAAATTGATCACCTCACTCATCCTGCTGCCGTTCACGCTGATTGCAGCAGAGAAGCCGAACATCGTTCTCATCTACGCCGACGATCTAGGCTTCGGCGATGTCTCGTGCAACGGCGCGACTGCGGTGCAGACCCCGAACATCGACCGTATCGCCAAGGAGGGCCTCAATTTCACCGCCGGCTACGCCACCTCCGCGACCTGCACCCCCTCGCGGTTTTCGCTGCTCACGGGAAAATACGCGTGGCGTCAGAAAGGCACCGGGATTCTCCCGGGCGATGCCGCGATGATCATCGACCCCGCTCAGCCGACGCTACCCGCGACCTTGCATAAGGCCGGCTATCGCACCGGAGTCGTCGGCAAGTGGCACCTCGGCCTCGGAGGCAAGGAAGGCGTCAATTGGAACCAGCCGATCAAGCTCTCGCCGAACGCCGTCGGCTTCGACTTTTCCCACATCATGGCCGCCACCGGCGACCGCGTCCCCTGCGTCTATGTCGAGGATGGCAAGGTGGTGAACCTCGATTCCGCCGACCCCATCGAGGTCTCCTACGAGAAGCCCTTCCCCGGCCTGCCCACCGGCGTGAGCGATCGAGAGGAACTGAAGCTCGACTGGAGCCACGGCCACAACATGGCGGTCGTCAATGGCATCGGCCGTATCGGCTACATGAAGGGCGGCGCCAAGGCCTTATGGAAGGATGAGGACATGGCCGACCACTTCTGCGCGCAAGCCGTGCGCTTCATTCACGAATCCAAGGACAAGCCCTTCTTCCTCTACTACGCCATGCACGATATCCACGTGCCGCGGGTCCCCAATCCCCGCTTCATCGGCAAGACCACCATGGGCCCGCGTGGTGATTCGATCGTCCAGGCCGATTGGCAGGTCGGCGAAGTGCTCAAGGCACTCGATGACCTGAAGCTCGCCGAGAACACATTGGTCATCCTCTCCAGCGACAACGGCCCGGTGATCGATGACGGCTACAAGGATGAAGCCGTCAAAAAACTCGGCGACCACAAGCCCGCCGGACCTTTCCGCGGCGGAAAGTACAGCATCTTCGAAGGCGGCACCCGCGTGCCGACCATCGTCCGCTGGCCCGCCAAAGTGAAAGCAGGCACCACCAGCAACGCCATGCTCAGCCAGATCGACTTCGCGAAAACCTTCGCCGCCATCGCCGGTGCTGAGGCGACCTTCCCCGACAGCCGCGATGCATCAGCAACCCTGTTAGGCGAGTCGAATCAAGGACGTGCCGAAGTCATCGAGCACGCCAGCCAGCTCGCCATCCGAGCCGGCGATTGGAAGTTCATCCCGCCGGGCCAAGGAGCCAAGCGCAGCGAGGCCACCAACACGGAACTCGGCAACGAACCCACGGGACAACTCTACGATCTTTCCACGGATCCCGGAGAAAAGACCAACCTCGCATCAGAGCATCCCGATAAGGTCACTGAATTGAAAGCGAAGCTGGAGGCGGTCCGGTGA
- a CDS encoding MBL fold metallo-hydrolase gives MRFIVLGSGSAGNAAVVEAGGIRVLIDAGLSAKQLTDRMKASGIDPASLNAVLLTHEHGDHIRGLRVMMKNLPVPVYATPSTAMVVRGGGVDTASWKIFESGAQFSFNGLSVQSFAVPHDAVEPVGYVFRHEERAFGLLSDTGHVTKLIAERLRGVHALFVEANYDDALLEADTKRPWSTKQRISSRHGHLSNAQTAALVAELAPAGLRRVVLGHLSRDCNCPITAASAVRGALASVEIVCAEQDRTCGWWE, from the coding sequence GTGCGGTTCATCGTTCTGGGCAGCGGAAGTGCGGGAAATGCGGCGGTCGTCGAGGCCGGCGGCATTCGCGTGCTCATCGATGCCGGGCTCTCGGCGAAGCAACTGACCGACCGCATGAAGGCCAGTGGCATCGACCCCGCCAGCCTCAACGCCGTGCTCCTGACTCACGAGCACGGCGACCACATCCGCGGCTTGCGGGTGATGATGAAAAACCTGCCGGTGCCGGTCTACGCGACCCCGTCCACCGCCATGGTCGTCCGCGGCGGAGGCGTCGACACCGCCTCCTGGAAGATCTTCGAATCCGGCGCACAGTTCAGCTTCAATGGCTTGTCCGTGCAGTCGTTCGCCGTGCCCCACGATGCCGTGGAGCCGGTCGGTTACGTGTTCCGCCACGAGGAACGGGCCTTCGGCCTGCTGAGCGATACCGGTCACGTCACCAAGCTCATCGCGGAACGCCTGCGCGGCGTTCACGCGCTGTTCGTGGAAGCGAACTACGACGATGCCCTGCTGGAGGCGGATACCAAGCGCCCCTGGTCCACCAAGCAGCGGATTTCCTCGCGCCACGGCCACCTTTCCAACGCCCAGACCGCGGCGCTCGTCGCCGAACTCGCCCCCGCCGGCCTCCGTCGCGTGGTGCTCGGCCACCTCAGCCGCGACTGCAATTGCCCCATCACCGCCGCCTCAGCGGTGAGAGGAGCCTTGGCGAGCGTGGAAATCGTCTGCGCCGAGCAGGACCGGACCTGCGGCTGGTGGGAGTAG
- a CDS encoding DUF883 family protein yields the protein MSDPFANAGSLDPEAGFSNVGQAANDLRAAAGEKAKELAHQASDQAKALKERAVETVQHFRDVAGEKAQAFKSAATEKAETLKTAASEKAREFRSVADDQWRETRVKAKEFHITTEDYIRQHPTRCVLGALGVGFLIGLIARR from the coding sequence ATGTCCGACCCATTTGCCAACGCCGGTTCCCTCGATCCTGAAGCGGGTTTTTCCAACGTAGGCCAAGCGGCCAACGACCTCCGCGCCGCCGCGGGTGAAAAGGCCAAGGAACTCGCCCATCAGGCGAGCGATCAGGCCAAGGCCCTCAAGGAGCGCGCGGTGGAGACCGTGCAGCACTTCCGCGATGTCGCCGGCGAGAAAGCCCAGGCGTTCAAATCCGCGGCTACCGAGAAGGCTGAAACCCTCAAGACCGCCGCTTCCGAGAAGGCTCGCGAATTCCGCAGCGTCGCCGACGACCAGTGGCGCGAAACGCGGGTGAAGGCCAAGGAGTTCCACATCACCACCGAGGACTACATCCGCCAGCACCCGACGCGGTGCGTGCTCGGAGCCCTGGGTGTCGGTTTCCTGATCGGCCTGATCGCCCGTCGCTGA